Sequence from the Synechococcus sp. HK05 genome:
GCACTGGGTCAGTCACGGCAGTCCAGGTGTGATGCAGGTGGGCGCCAGGGCGATCAACAGCGCCAACTTGCTTGCCAACGCCCACAACCTCACCCAATGGGAGCTCAGCAGCCTGGCCCTGTGGAGTTGCGAAGCCGGGTCCGATCGCCGCTTCATCGCTCTGTGGGAAGAGCTCACCGGCGCCAGCGTGTGGAGCAGCAGCGGTGTGCTCGGACACCTCGAGGGCGGGAGCTGCGATTGGGCGGTTACGTCGAGCTCTGCAATAGAGGCGCCTGCATTGCCAGTTACCGCTGCGCAGCAGCAGTCTTGGACCGGGCAGCTGACTGCCACCAGCACCACCACCATCAACGAATTCGGGACTGTTAACGATGTCTACACGAGCGACGGCACCATTTATGTGGCAACTGGCGGTGGCCTGAGCATCTCCACTAACGGCGGTGCAACATTTACAAACTATACTACAACTGCTGGCCTGGGTTCCAATGCCGTCACCGCCGTCTACGAGAGTGGTGGCATCATTTATGC
This genomic interval carries:
- a CDS encoding DUF4347 domain-containing protein yields the protein MASSTVLSTLCVAQKAGTPTDVLLVADGSCTKIRELLAEALVPVLWLDGDQDPLEAVSAALAQRRRQGQPVQTLHWVSHGSPGVMQVGARAINSANLLANAHNLTQWELSSLALWSCEAGSDRRFIALWEELTGASVWSSSGVLGHLEGGSCDWAVTSSSAIEAPALPVTAAQQQSWTGQLTATSTTTINEFGTVNDVYTSDGTIYVATGGGLSISTNGGATFTNYTTTAGLGSNAVTAVYESGGIIYA